One stretch of Cohnella algarum DNA includes these proteins:
- a CDS encoding aldehyde dehydrogenase family protein has translation MKDCPVYSNYIGGEWTSAAATMESYNPATGELVGYVQKSTREDALRAIDAAEAAFRASDWGTNPKRRYEALLALALKIEENKEALAKWITVEQGKTIREARTEIAGCIDTLKYFAGASRSVFGRSIQLEPTNFGIIVKEPIGVVGLITPWNWPALLLIRELAPALAAGNAVVVKPASLTSICSIELIKFIDEIDFFPKGIVSIVTGPGAEVGEAMGRSAKLGMISLTGDTSTGKRILEMSAVNIKKAALELGGKSPNILFDDADFDKAIPVIGKSIFISAGQICMAGSRLIVHESIADKAVAALKRYAESLVVGNGLSETVDMGPLVSASQVKLVEEFVEIGRQQGRIVTGGYRLTGEGYDNGNFYAPTIIADLAADCRIVKEEIFGPVLAVQTFRTDDEALRLANDSDFGLSAGVWTTDFNRAVRFAKRIEAGTVWINTYNKNFPEAEFGGYKQSGLGRTRGVDGLNEYCETKHIHFEGEF, from the coding sequence ATGAAGGATTGCCCGGTCTACAGCAACTATATCGGCGGAGAATGGACAAGCGCCGCCGCGACGATGGAATCGTACAACCCGGCGACGGGCGAACTGGTCGGCTATGTGCAAAAGTCGACGAGGGAAGACGCGCTGCGGGCGATCGACGCGGCCGAGGCGGCGTTCCGCGCCAGCGATTGGGGCACGAACCCGAAGCGGAGATACGAAGCGCTGCTGGCGCTCGCCCTCAAAATCGAGGAAAACAAAGAGGCGCTGGCCAAGTGGATTACGGTCGAGCAGGGCAAGACGATCCGCGAAGCCCGCACCGAAATCGCCGGCTGCATCGATACGCTGAAATATTTCGCGGGCGCGTCGCGCTCGGTGTTCGGCCGTTCGATCCAGCTGGAGCCGACGAACTTCGGCATCATCGTCAAGGAACCGATCGGCGTCGTCGGGCTGATTACGCCGTGGAACTGGCCGGCGCTCCTGCTCATTCGGGAGCTGGCCCCGGCGCTGGCGGCCGGCAACGCGGTCGTCGTCAAGCCGGCGAGCCTGACGTCGATCTGCTCGATCGAGCTGATCAAGTTTATCGACGAGATCGATTTTTTCCCGAAAGGCATCGTCAGCATCGTCACCGGACCCGGGGCGGAAGTCGGAGAAGCGATGGGCCGCAGCGCCAAGCTCGGCATGATCAGCCTGACGGGCGATACCTCGACCGGCAAGCGCATCCTCGAGATGTCCGCGGTCAATATCAAAAAAGCGGCGCTGGAGCTGGGCGGCAAATCGCCGAACATTCTGTTCGACGATGCCGACTTCGACAAGGCGATTCCGGTGATCGGCAAGTCGATTTTCATCTCGGCGGGGCAAATCTGCATGGCGGGCTCGCGGCTGATCGTGCACGAGTCGATCGCGGACAAGGCGGTAGCGGCGCTGAAGCGGTACGCGGAAAGCCTCGTCGTCGGCAACGGCCTGTCCGAAACGGTGGACATGGGGCCGCTCGTCTCCGCGAGCCAGGTCAAGCTGGTGGAGGAATTCGTGGAGATCGGCCGGCAGCAAGGCCGGATCGTGACCGGGGGCTATCGGCTGACGGGCGAAGGCTACGACAACGGCAACTTTTACGCGCCGACGATCATTGCCGACCTGGCCGCGGACTGCCGGATCGTCAAAGAGGAAATTTTCGGCCCGGTGCTGGCGGTGCAGACGTTCCGAACGGACGACGAAGCGCTGCGGCTTGCCAACGACAGCGATTTCGGCTTGTCGGCGGGCGTCTGGACGACCGACTTCAACCGCGCGGTCCGGTTCGCCAAACGGATCGAGGCCGGCACGGTTTGGATCAATACGTACAACAAAAATTTCCCCGAAGCGGAATTCGGCGGCTACAAGCAAAGCGGACTCGGCCGAACCCGCGGCGTAGACGGGCTGAACGAATACTGCGAAACGAAGCACATTCATTTCGAAGGCGAATTCTAG
- a CDS encoding iron-containing alcohol dehydrogenase family protein yields MEFEFHMPTQIRFGSQKAREVGQVMRSFGARRLMLVTDRGVLDAGLTDGAVQALKASGIESVTIYSDIEPDPSVQTVNRAAAAFLEGECDSIVAIGGGSPIDAAKGIRVVAAGGGSISDYNGVGLVKGTGGIPLAAIPTTAGTGSEVTMFGVYTDVENEVKITVTSSRMSPDVSFVDPELTMTCPRPITSASGIDSLAHAVEAMFSTRAVPASDGLAAEAIRLIASSLKPACETGGRAARTSMSHGSLLAGMAFNIAHLGMTHAISSALSGKCHVSHGVAIGLLLPTVVAFNAKASPERAAKIASLLGIEGGSDEERIRRLGPFLTELAAEIGLPTRLNQVGVKREQLPDIARDTFKSRMLQYNPIQPTVREVSDLLEGLYQ; encoded by the coding sequence ATGGAGTTTGAATTTCACATGCCGACGCAAATCCGATTTGGCAGCCAAAAAGCGCGGGAAGTCGGGCAGGTCATGCGCTCGTTCGGCGCCCGCAGATTGATGCTGGTCACCGACCGGGGCGTGCTCGACGCGGGCTTGACCGACGGCGCGGTGCAGGCGCTGAAGGCATCCGGCATCGAATCGGTCACGATCTACTCCGACATCGAACCGGACCCGAGCGTGCAGACGGTGAACCGGGCCGCGGCCGCTTTCCTCGAAGGCGAATGCGACAGCATCGTCGCGATCGGCGGCGGCAGCCCGATCGACGCGGCCAAGGGCATCCGCGTCGTCGCGGCGGGCGGCGGCTCGATTTCCGATTACAACGGCGTCGGACTCGTCAAAGGCACCGGCGGCATTCCGCTGGCGGCCATCCCGACCACGGCCGGGACGGGCAGCGAAGTGACGATGTTCGGCGTTTACACGGACGTGGAGAACGAGGTCAAAATTACGGTGACCAGCTCCCGGATGTCGCCGGACGTCTCGTTTGTCGACCCGGAGCTTACGATGACGTGCCCGCGGCCGATCACTTCGGCCTCCGGCATCGATTCGCTGGCCCATGCGGTGGAGGCGATGTTCAGCACCCGGGCCGTCCCCGCATCGGACGGGCTGGCGGCGGAAGCGATCCGCCTGATCGCTTCGTCCCTGAAACCGGCCTGCGAGACGGGCGGCCGCGCGGCCCGCACCTCGATGTCGCACGGCAGCCTGTTGGCCGGCATGGCGTTCAACATCGCCCATCTAGGCATGACTCACGCCATCAGCAGCGCGTTGTCGGGCAAGTGCCACGTCTCGCACGGCGTCGCCATCGGACTGCTGCTGCCGACCGTCGTCGCCTTCAACGCGAAGGCGAGCCCGGAGCGCGCAGCGAAAATCGCGAGCCTTCTGGGAATCGAAGGGGGCTCGGACGAGGAGCGAATCCGCAGGCTGGGTCCGTTCCTGACCGAGCTCGCGGCGGAGATCGGGCTTCCGACCCGCCTGAACCAGGTCGGCGTCAAACGGGAGCAACTTCCGGATATCGCGCGCGACACGTTCAAAAGCCGAATGCTGCAATATAATCCGATCCAGCCCACCGTCCGGGAAGTGTCGGACCTGCTGGAAGGATTGTATCAATAA
- a CDS encoding TRAP transporter substrate-binding protein produces the protein MKKKVKLGMVMTLIAALLAACGGGNSGSNASESPAASSGSSSPAASASGETSGAFADPVTFKFANITKEGNAYSNVGVDMDTYLNEKTGGRVSFQQFPGGQLGNEADMMQQLNTGALDFAVITTAQLSNSSPDFGAWLMPFLVDSHQQAYELWTSDESMALFDSLTSENVVGLGYASAGFRYLLATKPIETAADLANMKLRTTPSPTILDFMNGLKVSPTPMPLTEVYMSLQTGVIDGVDIDTQSLITENLTEIAKHMTPSKHMYWAAAILVNKDRWNGFSEEEKQLVQEAVTVAMENNVKFNEETEAKLNETGAADYGITIHQLKDPSEFDAVVQSVYDKWTAQSDKIAKFVEKAQAIKAQG, from the coding sequence ATGAAAAAGAAAGTAAAGCTCGGGATGGTCATGACTCTGATTGCGGCATTGCTGGCGGCTTGCGGCGGCGGAAATAGCGGGTCCAACGCGTCGGAATCCCCGGCGGCTTCTTCCGGCAGCTCCTCCCCCGCGGCGTCCGCGAGCGGCGAGACGTCCGGCGCTTTCGCCGATCCGGTCACGTTCAAATTCGCCAACATCACCAAAGAAGGAAATGCGTACAGCAACGTCGGCGTCGACATGGACACCTATTTGAACGAAAAAACCGGCGGCCGCGTCTCGTTCCAGCAATTCCCGGGAGGCCAGCTCGGCAACGAGGCGGATATGATGCAGCAGCTCAACACGGGCGCGCTGGACTTCGCCGTGATCACGACGGCGCAATTGAGCAACTCGTCCCCCGACTTCGGCGCCTGGCTGATGCCGTTCCTCGTCGATAGCCATCAGCAAGCCTATGAGCTGTGGACGTCCGACGAATCGATGGCGCTGTTCGATTCGCTGACGAGCGAAAACGTCGTCGGCCTCGGGTACGCGTCCGCCGGCTTCCGTTATCTTCTGGCCACGAAGCCGATCGAGACCGCCGCCGATCTGGCGAACATGAAGCTTCGCACGACGCCGAGCCCGACGATTCTCGACTTTATGAACGGACTGAAAGTCAGCCCGACGCCGATGCCGCTGACGGAAGTGTACATGTCGCTGCAAACCGGCGTCATCGACGGCGTCGATATCGACACCCAAAGCCTGATTACGGAAAACCTGACGGAAATCGCGAAGCATATGACGCCGAGCAAACACATGTATTGGGCGGCCGCGATTCTTGTCAACAAGGACCGCTGGAACGGATTTTCCGAAGAAGAAAAGCAGCTTGTACAGGAAGCCGTCACGGTCGCCATGGAGAACAACGTCAAATTCAACGAAGAAACCGAAGCGAAGCTGAACGAAACCGGCGCCGCCGATTACGGGATCACGATTCATCAATTGAAGGACCCTTCGGAATTCGATGCCGTCGTGCAATCCGTTTACGACAAATGGACGGCGCAATCGGATAAAATCGCCAAATTCGTCGAGAAGGCGCAAGCGATTAAAGCGCAAGGGTAA
- a CDS encoding TRAP transporter small permease produces MNGSKRNPFAVLIEFLDKVLVWLGIVLGASLTINMIVAVLFRYVLGRPIFWADDVSLYLFCWLTFIGSALAVRRKEMAAVTILLEKLPPLLRKIADILIELCVLFFVVIMFYYSYKWIASPSVLQQISPTLSVKLWIIYLALPISMVCMAIFTIESIVNKLRPSGSKEGTPA; encoded by the coding sequence ATGAACGGATCCAAACGGAACCCCTTCGCTGTCCTCATCGAGTTCTTAGACAAAGTTTTGGTTTGGCTCGGCATCGTTCTGGGAGCCTCCTTGACTATCAACATGATTGTAGCCGTCCTGTTCCGATACGTGCTCGGCCGCCCGATTTTCTGGGCGGACGACGTATCGTTGTATTTGTTCTGCTGGCTGACGTTTATCGGCAGCGCCTTGGCGGTGCGAAGAAAAGAGATGGCGGCCGTAACCATTTTACTCGAAAAGCTTCCGCCGCTCCTAAGAAAGATAGCGGATATTTTGATCGAGCTTTGCGTTTTGTTTTTTGTCGTCATTATGTTCTACTACTCTTATAAGTGGATTGCCAGCCCGAGCGTGCTTCAGCAAATCTCGCCGACGCTTTCGGTCAAGCTGTGGATCATTTATCTCGCGCTTCCGATTTCGATGGTTTGCATGGCGATTTTCACGATCGAATCCATCGTCAACAAGCTGCGGCCGTCCGGTTCGAAGGAGGGAACCCCCGCATGA
- a CDS encoding TRAP transporter large permease has product MIALIAFIVLLLVGVPISFVLGITTIVYMMTEGNMALLLSAPSKLFNGLQNFSLVAIPMFVLLGELMNRGGITERLIQFAKVLLGHFRGGLAYVNVAGNVFLASIIGSATAQSAVMSKTMVPVMEKEGYPRGFSASLTASASIIGPLIPPSMPFIVYGVTAGASISSLFLAGIIPGILFALAFGAYIFFVAKKRGYPKSERASMKQVWQSALYVLPALCIPLVILIGVTSGIFTATESAAVSVFIALIVGSLFYKELKWGHVPGIILRTAITSASVTFLLATSDLFGWMLNFEMIPQAITDVFLTVANNEFTFLLLLNVLLLVIGTVFEGLPALIILTPILLPAAVSFGVDPVHLGVIMNINLTLGLISPPVGSVLFVTAANSGIKVETLARNVMGLLVFSYVILLMITYMDWTSLALPKLFLGN; this is encoded by the coding sequence ATGATCGCGCTGATCGCTTTTATCGTCTTGCTGCTTGTGGGCGTTCCGATCTCCTTCGTTCTCGGAATCACGACGATCGTATATATGATGACGGAAGGCAACATGGCGCTGCTTCTGTCCGCGCCTTCCAAACTGTTCAACGGGCTGCAAAATTTCTCGCTCGTGGCCATTCCGATGTTCGTCCTGCTTGGCGAACTCATGAATCGCGGGGGCATTACCGAGCGGCTCATCCAGTTTGCCAAAGTGCTGCTCGGCCATTTCCGCGGCGGACTCGCCTACGTCAACGTGGCGGGCAACGTGTTTCTGGCCTCGATCATCGGCTCGGCCACGGCGCAATCGGCGGTCATGAGCAAAACGATGGTTCCGGTCATGGAGAAGGAAGGCTATCCGCGCGGCTTCAGCGCGTCGCTTACCGCCTCGGCCTCGATCATCGGCCCGCTCATTCCGCCGAGCATGCCGTTCATCGTTTACGGCGTTACGGCGGGCGCGTCGATCTCCAGCCTGTTCCTGGCGGGGATTATCCCGGGCATCCTGTTTGCCCTGGCGTTCGGCGCCTATATTTTCTTTGTCGCCAAAAAGCGCGGGTACCCGAAGTCCGAGCGGGCAAGCATGAAACAAGTGTGGCAAAGCGCCCTGTACGTTCTGCCGGCTCTCTGCATCCCGCTCGTCATTCTGATCGGCGTCACGAGCGGCATCTTTACCGCGACCGAATCGGCGGCGGTGTCGGTGTTCATCGCGCTCATTGTCGGCAGTCTTTTTTATAAGGAATTAAAGTGGGGGCACGTTCCGGGAATTATATTGCGGACGGCGATCACGTCCGCTTCGGTGACCTTTTTGCTGGCGACGTCGGACCTGTTCGGATGGATGCTGAACTTCGAGATGATCCCGCAGGCCATTACGGATGTGTTCCTGACGGTCGCAAACAACGAATTCACGTTTCTTTTGCTTCTGAACGTCCTGCTTCTGGTCATCGGCACCGTTTTCGAAGGGCTCCCGGCGCTCATCATTTTGACGCCGATCCTGCTGCCGGCCGCCGTCAGCTTCGGGGTCGATCCGGTGCACCTGGGCGTCATCATGAACATCAACCTGACACTGGGCCTCATCTCCCCGCCGGTCGGCTCGGTGCTTTTCGTCACGGCGGCGAACTCGGGCATCAAGGTCGAAACGCTGGCCCGAAACGTAATGGGACTATTAGTCTTTTCCTATGTGATATTGCTGATGATTACGTACATGGATTGGACGTCATTGGCGCTTCCGAAGCTGTTCCTCGGAAACTGA
- a CDS encoding NAD-dependent malic enzyme: MPATLTGTPSHRMILRIGMDHAIISFGMLASLIGEFGGDIVAIDVIRADKTSTVRDITVAIAEPRFPAMIESLKSVNGIELIHVSDPTFLLHLGGKIEMQPKMPVRNRDDLSKVYTPGVAKVCTAIHESPGKAFTLTMKRNFVAVVSDGTAVLGLGDIGPAAAMPVMEGKAMLFKQLAGVDAVPICLDTKDTEEIIRTIKNIAPAFGGINLEDISSPRCFEIEERLKRELDIPVFHDDQHGTAVVVLAGLFNALRLVGKEMKDVRIAVQGIGAAGVSIIKMLLAAGASRIVAVDRCGVLNRRQVYDNPMWNWVAQHTNAEGIGGTVTDALAGADVFVGVSGPNSVTVDDVKGMAADAIVFAMANPKPEIEPELIAGHARVIATGRSDYPNQINNVLCFPGIFRGALDCRASDINEEMKLATSRAIASAVTDAELNEQYIIPSIFNDKVVKAIRDAVVQAAIDSGTARRIPPEFRK, translated from the coding sequence ATGCCCGCCACATTAACGGGAACCCCGTCGCATCGCATGATCCTGCGAATCGGGATGGATCACGCCATTATTTCGTTCGGCATGCTGGCATCGCTGATCGGGGAATTCGGCGGCGATATCGTCGCCATCGACGTCATTCGCGCGGACAAGACGTCCACCGTTCGCGACATTACGGTCGCGATCGCGGAGCCTCGTTTTCCCGCCATGATCGAGAGTTTGAAGTCGGTAAACGGGATCGAGCTGATCCATGTGTCGGATCCGACGTTTCTGCTGCATTTGGGCGGGAAAATCGAAATGCAGCCGAAAATGCCCGTGCGCAACCGCGACGATCTGTCGAAGGTGTATACGCCCGGCGTGGCGAAGGTGTGCACCGCGATTCACGAAAGCCCGGGCAAAGCGTTCACGCTGACGATGAAGCGCAATTTCGTCGCGGTCGTCTCCGACGGCACGGCCGTGCTGGGGCTCGGCGATATCGGGCCCGCGGCCGCGATGCCGGTCATGGAAGGCAAGGCGATGCTGTTCAAGCAGCTGGCCGGCGTCGACGCCGTGCCGATTTGCCTGGATACGAAGGATACCGAGGAGATTATCCGGACGATCAAGAACATTGCTCCGGCCTTCGGAGGCATCAACCTGGAGGACATCAGCTCTCCGCGCTGCTTCGAGATCGAGGAGCGGCTGAAGCGGGAACTCGACATTCCCGTTTTCCACGACGATCAGCACGGGACGGCCGTCGTCGTGCTGGCCGGCCTGTTCAACGCGCTGCGGCTCGTCGGCAAGGAGATGAAGGACGTGCGCATCGCGGTGCAGGGCATCGGGGCCGCCGGCGTGTCGATCATCAAAATGCTGCTGGCCGCGGGTGCGTCGCGCATCGTCGCGGTCGACCGCTGCGGCGTGCTGAACCGGCGGCAGGTTTACGACAACCCGATGTGGAACTGGGTGGCGCAGCATACGAACGCGGAGGGGATCGGCGGCACCGTAACCGACGCGTTGGCCGGCGCCGACGTCTTCGTCGGCGTATCCGGGCCGAACTCCGTCACGGTCGACGACGTGAAGGGAATGGCCGCGGACGCGATCGTGTTCGCCATGGCGAATCCGAAGCCGGAAATCGAGCCGGAGCTGATCGCGGGCCATGCCCGGGTCATCGCGACGGGGCGAAGCGATTATCCGAACCAGATCAACAACGTGCTGTGCTTTCCCGGCATTTTCCGGGGGGCGCTCGATTGCCGGGCTTCGGACATCAACGAGGAAATGAAGCTGGCGACGTCGCGGGCGATCGCCTCGGCCGTGACGGATGCGGAGCTGAACGAGCAGTATATCATTCCGTCCATTTTCAACGACAAAGTCGTCAAGGCGATCCGGGACGCCGTCGTCCAGGCGGCCATCGATTCGGGAACGGCGAGGCGGATTCCGCCGGAGTTTCGGAAGTAA
- a CDS encoding ArsR/SmtB family transcription factor, whose protein sequence is MKNDKLFEVLAEPNRRAILDCLRIRERTVGELVAASSISQPGVSKHLRILREAGLVSVRKDAQRHLYSLRAEPLAEMDNWLEPYRRFWSDKLDALEKRLDEEAEREE, encoded by the coding sequence ATGAAAAACGACAAGCTATTTGAAGTGCTGGCCGAGCCGAACCGGAGGGCGATCCTCGATTGTTTGCGCATTCGGGAACGCACGGTCGGGGAACTGGTAGCGGCCTCGTCGATCAGCCAACCCGGCGTATCGAAGCATTTGCGCATTTTGCGGGAAGCGGGACTCGTTTCCGTGCGCAAAGACGCCCAGCGGCATCTGTACAGCTTGAGGGCGGAACCGCTGGCGGAGATGGACAACTGGCTGGAGCCTTATCGCCGGTTCTGGTCGGACAAGCTGGACGCGCTGGAAAAGCGACTGGACGAAGAAGCCGAAAGGGAGGAATAG
- a CDS encoding SRPBCC family protein: MLAVIQKTANGYTARYERRLKHPVAKVWAMLTENEKLAKWFSELSVDDLREGGVIKFDMQDGTFEEMEILELKAESVLEYTWGEDRVRFELYPEPDGCRLVLIETIAKLTDHTPKDVAGWDVCLDVIEAVLAGRTIESSKSAWEIKYEQYAKLFAELG, translated from the coding sequence ATGCTGGCCGTCATTCAAAAAACCGCGAACGGGTACACCGCCCGCTACGAGCGCCGTTTGAAGCACCCCGTCGCCAAGGTGTGGGCGATGCTGACCGAGAACGAGAAGCTGGCCAAATGGTTTTCCGAGCTCAGCGTTGACGATTTGCGGGAGGGCGGGGTGATCAAGTTCGACATGCAGGACGGCACGTTCGAGGAAATGGAAATTCTCGAGCTGAAGGCGGAATCCGTGCTCGAATATACGTGGGGCGAGGACCGCGTCCGGTTCGAACTCTATCCGGAGCCGGACGGCTGCCGCCTCGTCCTGATCGAGACGATCGCGAAGCTGACGGACCATACGCCGAAGGATGTCGCGGGTTGGGACGTCTGCCTGGACGTCATCGAAGCGGTGCTCGCCGGCAGGACGATCGAGTCCAGTAAAAGCGCATGGGAAATCAAGTACGAGCAATACGCCAAACTTTTTGCGGAGCTGGGCTGA
- a CDS encoding DUF2277 domain-containing protein produces the protein MCRNIRTLFNFDPPATEEEVRAAALQYVRKVTGFTAPSKANEEAFHRAVEEIASASQRLLDALVTQAEPKNREVEAERARARSAKRFGTAER, from the coding sequence ATGTGCCGAAATATTCGTACGCTGTTCAATTTCGACCCGCCCGCGACCGAAGAGGAGGTCCGGGCCGCCGCGCTTCAATACGTCCGGAAGGTGACGGGTTTTACGGCGCCGTCCAAGGCGAACGAAGAGGCGTTTCATCGGGCGGTGGAGGAGATTGCTTCCGCCAGCCAGCGACTGTTGGACGCTCTGGTCACGCAGGCGGAGCCGAAAAATCGGGAGGTCGAAGCGGAGCGCGCCCGCGCCCGATCCGCCAAACGATTCGGCACGGCCGAGCGCTGA
- a CDS encoding DUF3658 domain-containing protein: MNSEQCIGDGYFEYRLRELVYRGVLEIKGVPRAMRYYSVRLKSDA, from the coding sequence TTGAATAGCGAGCAGTGCATCGGGGACGGGTACTTCGAGTACCGGCTCCGGGAATTGGTTTATCGCGGCGTTCTCGAAATCAAGGGAGTCCCGCGGGCGATGCGATATTACAGCGTCCGGTTGAAGAGCGACGCATAG
- a CDS encoding SDR family NAD(P)-dependent oxidoreductase: MSQTQKTAVITGAAGGIGKELARRFAERGVNLVLVDLNEDAVKKTIGELGLNDSNSLAVAADVSKEEDVQNYVSKALEKFGTIDYFANNAGIEGPSGLIEEQSVKALDLVYNVNVRGVFLGLQHVIPVMKKQKSGAILNTSSLAGLMGAPGMSPYIMSKHAVIGLTRVAANELAPLGIRVNAVLPGTINTRMMRQIEQNFGDADAFKKANEAATPMGRYGEPHEVAAVMNFLLSDEASFVTGSLYTVDGGMINQ; this comes from the coding sequence ATGAGCCAAACGCAAAAAACAGCGGTCATTACGGGCGCGGCCGGAGGCATCGGCAAGGAGCTGGCCCGCCGTTTCGCGGAGCGCGGCGTCAATCTCGTCCTCGTCGACTTGAACGAGGATGCGGTGAAAAAAACGATAGGGGAGCTCGGCCTGAACGATTCCAATTCCCTGGCGGTAGCCGCCGACGTTTCCAAGGAAGAGGACGTGCAAAACTACGTAAGCAAAGCGTTGGAGAAGTTCGGAACGATCGACTATTTCGCCAACAACGCCGGAATCGAAGGCCCTTCCGGTTTGATCGAGGAGCAAAGCGTCAAAGCGCTCGACCTGGTTTACAACGTGAACGTGCGCGGCGTTTTCCTCGGCCTCCAGCACGTCATTCCCGTCATGAAAAAACAAAAGTCGGGCGCGATTTTGAACACCTCTTCGCTTGCCGGCTTGATGGGCGCTCCCGGGATGTCCCCTTATATCATGTCCAAGCACGCGGTCATCGGCCTTACCCGGGTCGCCGCCAACGAACTCGCGCCGCTCGGCATTCGCGTCAACGCGGTGCTTCCGGGCACGATCAATACGCGCATGATGCGCCAAATCGAGCAAAACTTCGGCGACGCCGATGCGTTCAAAAAAGCGAACGAAGCGGCTACGCCGATGGGGCGGTACGGAGAGCCTCACGAGGTGGCGGCGGTCATGAACTTCCTGCTGTCCGACGAAGCCTCCTTCGTCACCGGGTCTTTGTACACGGTCGACGGCGGCATGATCAATCAATAA
- a CDS encoding TetR/AcrR family transcriptional regulator, producing the protein MDEHLDRRIRKTRQALKEALVALILEKGYDAVTIIDIADRADYNRGTFYNHYAGKEELLSEIHGEFLRRTGESLLEPYKGMERVAAADIYPSILLLFEHIEKHKDEFTALLSVDRKLALELNDALRESMRRDMHIEMEPGAASVDYEILLSYQMSATVGVIMHWAETRFKYSARFMAEQLHSLVNGRIAFIQFKR; encoded by the coding sequence ATGGATGAGCATTTGGATCGGCGAATCCGCAAAACCCGGCAAGCGTTAAAAGAGGCGCTCGTTGCGCTCATTCTGGAAAAAGGCTACGATGCCGTGACGATTATCGATATCGCGGACAGGGCGGATTACAACCGCGGAACCTTTTACAATCATTACGCCGGGAAGGAAGAGCTGCTAAGCGAAATCCACGGCGAATTTTTGCGCCGGACCGGGGAGTCGCTGCTTGAGCCGTACAAAGGAATGGAGCGGGTTGCGGCGGCGGACATTTATCCTTCGATTTTGCTGTTATTCGAACATATCGAAAAGCATAAAGACGAATTTACGGCGCTGCTGTCCGTCGACCGCAAGCTGGCGCTCGAGCTGAACGACGCCCTGCGGGAATCGATGCGAAGGGATATGCATATCGAAATGGAACCGGGCGCGGCGTCCGTCGATTACGAAATCCTGCTAAGCTATCAAATGTCGGCAACGGTCGGCGTCATCATGCATTGGGCGGAAACCCGGTTCAAATATTCGGCGCGCTTTATGGCGGAACAGCTGCATTCGCTCGTGAACGGGCGCATCGCCTTCATCCAATTCAAACGGTAA
- a CDS encoding MerR family transcriptional regulator, translating into MEYTVQKLGQLAGVSTRTLRYYDAIGILKPARINSSGYRIYGQAQVDRLQQILFYRELGFGLDRIKQIVTDPAFDPAQALQQHRKHLLDKRKQLDALIANVEKTIALSEGRMTMSDKEKFEGFKRRMIEDNEQKYGAEVRAKYGDETVDQSNQKLMNMTPEQHEEVTRLAAEVQTTLAEAFRTGDPAGELAQKAADLHKRWLTYYWSGYSKEAHAGVAQMYVDDERFKAYYDEKQPGTAEFLRDAILVYTGIGKP; encoded by the coding sequence ATGGAATATACGGTGCAGAAGCTGGGGCAACTCGCGGGAGTCAGCACTCGAACGCTGCGGTATTACGACGCAATCGGCATCCTTAAGCCGGCAAGGATCAATTCGTCGGGATACCGGATTTACGGTCAGGCCCAGGTCGACAGGCTGCAGCAAATTCTTTTTTACCGGGAACTCGGGTTCGGCCTGGACCGCATCAAGCAAATCGTGACGGATCCCGCTTTTGACCCGGCGCAAGCGCTGCAACAACATCGCAAGCACCTGCTCGACAAGCGAAAGCAGTTGGACGCGTTGATCGCGAACGTGGAAAAAACGATTGCTTTGTCCGAAGGGAGAATGACCATGAGCGACAAGGAAAAATTCGAAGGATTCAAACGCCGAATGATCGAGGATAACGAACAAAAGTACGGAGCCGAAGTCCGCGCCAAGTACGGAGACGAAACGGTGGATCAATCCAATCAAAAGCTGATGAACATGACGCCGGAGCAACACGAAGAGGTGACCCGCCTGGCGGCCGAGGTGCAAACGACCCTCGCGGAAGCGTTTCGAACGGGCGATCCGGCCGGGGAGCTCGCACAGAAGGCGGCCGACTTGCACAAGCGGTGGCTGACCTATTACTGGAGCGGGTACAGCAAGGAGGCGCATGCCGGAGTCGCGCAAATGTACGTGGACGACGAGCGGTTCAAAGCGTACTATGACGAAAAACAGCCGGGCACGGCCGAGTTTTTGCGGGATGCGATCCTCGTTTATACGGGGATCGGAAAGCCCTGA